DNA from Dietzia lutea:
GGTCCACCACCACGGTGACGGGATGGCGGTGCTGCACGTGCCGGTGGACGCGTTCACCGACGGTGGCGCGATGTGGTTGGAGCTGCACGCCGTGGACGCGCCGGCGACCGTGTCGGAGGTGGTGTGGAGTGCGACGACGACGAGGCCGGCCCGCCGCGCCGCCGTGGCGATCTGCACGTTCAACAGGGCGGATGACTGTGCGGCCACGGTGGACTCGCTGGCCTCCGATCCCCTCGTCGCGGACCTCATCGACGACCTCTACGTCACGGATCAGGGCACCGATCCGGTGGAGACCCGCGATCCGTTCCGGCACGCGGCCGAGGAGTTCGGCGACCGGCTGCACTACCTGCGCCAGCCCAACCTCGGCGGCGCCGGGGGCTTCAGCCGCGGACTGTACGAGGCCACCGCTCCGGGCGCCGCCGGCCCGGTCGACGTGCTGCTCATGGACGACGACGTCCGGGTGGAGCCGGAGACGGTGCTGCGCCTGTTCGCCTTCGCCGCCGTGACGCGCGAGCCGATGCTCGTCGGCGCGCAGATGCTGTACCTGTTCAACCCCGACTACCTGCTGGTCTCGGCCGAGCGCACGCAGCTCGACGAGCTCCGCGGCGGCCTGGACGCCGACGAGTACGCGCTGCGCGACGAGTCGGTGGTCGGGAACCGGCAGGAGCGGCGGATCGACGCCGAGTACAACGCCTGGTGGTCCTGCCTCGTTCCCGGCGAGGCGGTGGAGGAGGTGGGCCTGCCGATGCCGTACTTCTTCCAGTGGGACGACATCGAGTACGGCCTGCGGTGCCGGCAGGCCGGGATCCCGACGTGCACGCTGCAGGGTGCGGCCGTGTGGCACGCGGACTTCTACTGGAAGGACGGCGACGACTTCGGTCAGTTCTTCTCCCAGCGCAACTCACTGGTCACCGCCGCGATCCGGCAGGGGATCGATCCGAAGAGCATGGCCAAGAACCTCGGGCGCAGTGTCCTGCGGGCGATGGTGGGTATGCAGTACGGGTTGGCGGCCACGCGGATGCGGGGGATCGAGGCGTTCCTCGACGGGCCCGACGGCTCCCGCGGGATGGGCGACGGCGGGCAGGCCGCGCTCGCCGCGATCCGGGCCGAGCGCGCGGAGTACCCCGAGACCGCCAAGCTCGCGGTGGAGGTGCTGCCTGCCGGAATCGGCGTCGAGCGCAAGGTGGGGATCCCGCGGGAGGACCGTGAGGATCAGGTGCTGGCCAAGCGGCTGCTCACGCAGAAGCTCGGCCGGCAGCGCCGCGGTGTGGTGGCGATCCCGTACGAGGACGCCGCCTGGTGGCACGTGTCGCTGTTCGACGAGGTCTACGTGACCGACGCCTCGCAGACCGGTGTGCACCACCGGAAGGTCGACCCGGCGCGGGTCTCCGAGCTGCAGAAGCGGCTCGCGTCGCTGCTGGCCCGGTTCGTCCGCGAGGCGCCCGCCGCGCAGCGGCGGTGGCGCGCGGCCCAGGCCGAGCTCACGACCCGGGAGAACTGGGCGCGGCTCTACGGGGTGTAGCGGCGCCGCCGCCGCGGCGATCCCGCCCGCTGCGCGGGGACTCCCGCCGGCTGCGTGGTCAGGCGGTGACGAGTCCCGCCACGATGTTGGTGACGACGTGGACGACGGCGCCGGGGACGAACGTCCCGGTCCGGTGTCGGAGCCAGCCCAACGCGTAGCCCGCCGCGAACTGGATCACGACGATCGGCCACATGCCGGCGTCGATCAGGAGCAGGGCGAGGTGCGGGACGACGAAGGCGGCCGCCTGCAGCAGGTTCCCGCGGGCGAATCCGAGTCGACGCACGAGGACGCCGCCGAGGAGTCCGCGGAAGAACACCTCCTCGCCCACCGCCCGCAGCGCGACGCCGACGACGGCCCCGGTCGAGGTGACCCGGGCGATCGTGACGCCGGGATCGTCCACCACGCC
Protein-coding regions in this window:
- a CDS encoding glycosyltransferase, with the translated sequence MDATTVTAAGPDTAAPQPERDLLLQRTLFSGPRRWVNDDLYSRIVRGVVRRTRAELHLDAGAIVDTNTYFGRFEASYWQRWTWVTELTVRVSVETTGQLDVLVRASDIGSHVRTVDVVHHHGDGMAVLHVPVDAFTDGGAMWLELHAVDAPATVSEVVWSATTTRPARRAAVAICTFNRADDCAATVDSLASDPLVADLIDDLYVTDQGTDPVETRDPFRHAAEEFGDRLHYLRQPNLGGAGGFSRGLYEATAPGAAGPVDVLLMDDDVRVEPETVLRLFAFAAVTREPMLVGAQMLYLFNPDYLLVSAERTQLDELRGGLDADEYALRDESVVGNRQERRIDAEYNAWWSCLVPGEAVEEVGLPMPYFFQWDDIEYGLRCRQAGIPTCTLQGAAVWHADFYWKDGDDFGQFFSQRNSLVTAAIRQGIDPKSMAKNLGRSVLRAMVGMQYGLAATRMRGIEAFLDGPDGSRGMGDGGQAALAAIRAERAEYPETAKLAVEVLPAGIGVERKVGIPREDREDQVLAKRLLTQKLGRQRRGVVAIPYEDAAWWHVSLFDEVYVTDASQTGVHHRKVDPARVSELQKRLASLLARFVREAPAAQRRWRAAQAELTTRENWARLYGV
- a CDS encoding CPBP family intramembrane glutamic endopeptidase, translated to MTEFVLFSGPAVVYVIVRSRGRDPSAATALDRIGASRGAPSDYGWALVLLAPLLAASWLAIALAPVGVVDDPGVTIARVTSTGAVVGVALRAVGEEVFFRGLLGGVLVRRLGFARGNLLQAAAFVVPHLALLLIDAGMWPIVVIQFAAGYALGWLRHRTGTFVPGAVVHVVTNIVAGLVTA